aaaaggaTCTAAGGGTCTGGTCTAAGGGAAACCTTCGAACTAAATCAAGTGTCTGTTCGGTGTCAGTTTAATTGCAAACGTAAATTGGATGCTGTCATTTGGTACGTTTTCATTTGTTCGAATGTTGCCACCCCCAGCACACAGCCCAGCACCCCTGGCAGTTTGCATTCGACTTGTGCTGCCAACCATTCTGATGGACATTTCTGGCACCGGCTGCAGCTTCAGCTTCAACTTCATCTAAAGgggctgttgcagttgcaggaATCTGTCTGAATGCAAACGTTGCACAAATCCCAATTTTTGTTAATTGGACTCATTTCTGATAGCCGGCAGCTTGTATAATTTAAATTGGCATTTCTGACAGGCAGACACACTGGAGAATCCAGTCCACGTTTTTATTTAACTGAAAAATATAACCTAATGTACAAAAACCATTTCGGTATCCTCCTTAGCCTCTATGTTATCCTTTTCTTCtttcttattattttcctTGGACATTTGAAGCAGGTTCCAGTCATAAATCCGGTCGTTGATATACTTTTGGCGCTCCATTAGATCAGCAAAGTTTTTCCGTAAATTATTATAGTGGGGCTTATCTTCAAATCCCATGGCACGGCAGTAGCCAATGTAAGACGCAAACTCTTCCGGAAAGCCTAAGCACAGGTCCTCTAAACGAGTTGAAGCCTTGGTCTCAGCTATGAGTTCGTAGCGCTGCTTTTTGCTCACCGCCTTTAGGCCCTGCCACGGTAAGTTTCCTCGAAGGAAGTACATCAGGACATAGCCCACTGACTCCAGGTCATCGCGCCGTGACTGCTCGCCTCCATTGAGTGCATTAACGGAAGCATAGCGAGCCGTGCCGGTGAGTCGGTGTCCATTCTTGTACGATACGTGCTTGTTACTTTCACTATTCCAATAGCTTTTAGCCAATCCCATGTCAATAATGTAGACCCGATGCTGGTTAGCACCCAAGCCCATCAGAAAGTTTTCCGGCTTAACGTCGCGGTGTAAATAGTGATGAGAGTGCAGGTGGTCCAGCCGCTCAATCATTTGGTCCGCAAGCATAAGGACGGTCTTCAGTGAAAAACGACGCGAACAGCAAACGAACATTTCCTCCAACGAGGGACCCAGCAGCTCCATCACTAGCATATTATAGCGGGACTCGGTGTTGAACTCGCGAATTCTTGGTATGCCTATTCCACCCTGGATGATCTTGTACAGCTTAAACTCGAAG
This region of Drosophila bipectinata strain 14024-0381.07 chromosome 2L, DbipHiC1v2, whole genome shotgun sequence genomic DNA includes:
- the LOC108127093 gene encoding casein kinase I yields the protein MSDDENSDGYLNQPMVIRDYLIRRKIGSGSFGDIFMAEQRITGERVAIKVERNDTNQLQLYFEFKLYKIIQGGIGIPRIREFNTESRYNMLVMELLGPSLEEMFVCCSRRFSLKTVLMLADQMIERLDHLHSHHYLHRDVKPENFLMGLGANQHRVYIIDMGLAKSYWNSESNKHVSYKNGHRLTGTARYASVNALNGGEQSRRDDLESVGYVLMYFLRGNLPWQGLKAVSKKQRYELIAETKASTRLEDLCLGFPEEFASYIGYCRAMGFEDKPHYNNLRKNFADLMERQKYINDRIYDWNLLQMSKENNKKEEKDNIEAKEDTEMVFVH